Proteins encoded together in one Acidobacteriota bacterium window:
- a CDS encoding O-antigen ligase family protein translates to MNSFTKGVVIASTLVVAFAQLYLATRLTYLELMGLATAGFAIGLVTGRWRPGVVTTLLLSVVYVAPAIHVALGRFESASLEIAWALPLLGLILSGRAGWRWNVPSRFRWPLVAWALVIAVSWPIVFLRELDFRIWTLFMPGVANTSIGITPWEAAHGVAYWALVNLLGLLWFDRLFGWYANGGLAEFRARAIYPMATGAFVACFISFYQGAIDIQFLNPHQWPYMRRASGTLGDANILGAVAALWAPLLVLLARRLTPPWPAIGGIIGVSVAALGVAMSGSRSALIGLVLGIGALAVEGLLAWRRSAGPSRRLPPARQLLPIVAGLAALVLVGWLAATGSAVTSVVSRGAVRYMPFFGEVSMGQAVFEIFWERFGYGTAAVQMIREHPVSGTGIGTFHTLVNDFSMLVNGKNLVPDNAQSWYRHMLAELGVLGSLPWIAWCAVFGWTLFSRPPPSADRFAVGVLRATLAAFGVISMMGMPGQSMPVALTFWTLAFWFVMEQGTPEEPRPWSPVVWGATFVLVLAHAGLTYADARGDLRPRNRSMRFGWDYRYGISNPELSPDGSPGRRWTELRSLSMVPVKGKVLKFVAWVDHPDADERPVHTRVWADKRLVYDDGLKRSAAIFLDLEPAPGQTHLMIETEISRMWSPTDFGRSDRRILGLSVRDWTWE, encoded by the coding sequence ATGAATTCGTTCACTAAGGGCGTGGTGATCGCGTCGACGCTGGTGGTGGCGTTCGCCCAGCTGTACCTCGCCACCCGGCTCACATACCTCGAACTGATGGGCCTCGCCACCGCCGGCTTCGCGATCGGCCTCGTTACCGGCCGCTGGCGGCCAGGCGTGGTGACCACCCTGCTGTTGTCAGTGGTGTACGTGGCGCCGGCGATCCACGTGGCGCTCGGGCGCTTCGAGAGCGCGAGCCTTGAAATTGCCTGGGCATTGCCGTTGCTCGGCCTGATCCTCTCCGGCCGCGCCGGCTGGCGCTGGAATGTCCCTTCGCGCTTCCGCTGGCCACTTGTCGCCTGGGCTCTCGTCATCGCCGTGTCGTGGCCCATCGTCTTCTTGCGCGAGCTCGACTTCCGCATCTGGACCCTGTTCATGCCTGGCGTGGCGAACACCAGCATTGGCATCACGCCCTGGGAGGCCGCGCATGGGGTCGCGTACTGGGCGCTGGTCAACCTGTTGGGTTTGCTGTGGTTCGATCGTTTGTTCGGCTGGTATGCGAACGGCGGGCTGGCAGAGTTCCGCGCCCGTGCGATCTACCCGATGGCAACCGGTGCGTTCGTGGCCTGCTTCATCAGCTTCTACCAGGGCGCGATCGACATCCAGTTTCTGAATCCTCACCAGTGGCCGTACATGCGCCGCGCGTCCGGCACTCTCGGCGACGCCAATATTCTGGGTGCGGTGGCCGCGTTGTGGGCGCCGCTGCTGGTGTTGCTGGCGCGCCGGCTGACGCCGCCATGGCCCGCGATTGGCGGCATCATCGGCGTGTCGGTGGCGGCCCTTGGTGTTGCGATGTCCGGCTCGCGGTCGGCCTTGATCGGCCTCGTGCTTGGAATCGGCGCGCTCGCCGTGGAGGGCCTGCTGGCGTGGCGTCGTTCGGCGGGACCATCGCGGCGGCTGCCACCGGCCAGGCAGTTGCTGCCGATCGTGGCCGGGCTCGCTGCTCTCGTCCTCGTCGGCTGGCTGGCCGCCACCGGCTCCGCGGTGACGAGCGTCGTCAGCCGAGGCGCTGTCCGCTATATGCCGTTCTTTGGAGAGGTCAGCATGGGCCAGGCGGTGTTCGAGATTTTCTGGGAGCGCTTCGGCTACGGGACCGCGGCCGTCCAGATGATCAGGGAGCATCCCGTCAGTGGGACCGGCATCGGCACCTTCCACACGCTGGTGAATGACTTTTCGATGTTGGTTAACGGCAAGAACCTGGTACCCGACAACGCACAGAGCTGGTACAGACACATGCTCGCGGAACTCGGCGTGCTGGGCAGCCTGCCGTGGATCGCGTGGTGCGCGGTCTTCGGGTGGACGTTGTTCTCGCGGCCGCCGCCGTCGGCCGATCGCTTTGCGGTGGGTGTGTTGCGAGCGACGCTGGCTGCCTTCGGAGTCATCTCGATGATGGGAATGCCCGGGCAATCAATGCCCGTGGCCCTCACGTTCTGGACGCTGGCGTTCTGGTTCGTGATGGAGCAGGGAACGCCTGAGGAGCCGCGGCCATGGTCGCCGGTGGTTTGGGGCGCGACGTTCGTGCTCGTGCTCGCGCACGCCGGGCTGACCTATGCCGACGCGCGCGGCGACCTGCGGCCGCGCAACCGGTCCATGCGTTTCGGGTGGGACTACCGCTATGGCATCAGCAACCCCGAGCTGTCACCTGACGGCTCCCCCGGCCGCCGCTGGACCGAGCTGCGCTCGCTGTCGATGGTTCCGGTCAAGGGCAAGGTGCTGAAGTTCGTGGCGTGGGTTGATCACCCCGACGCCGATGAGCGTCCTGTTCACACGCGCGTGTGGGCCGACAAGCGGCTGGTCTATGACGACGGCCTGAAGCGGAGCGCGGCGATCTTCCTGGACTTGGAGCCGGCCCCAGGCCAGACGCACTTGATGATCGAAACCGAGATCAGCCGGATGTGGAGCCCAACCGACTTCGGCCGCAGCGATCGCCGCATTCTCGGATTGTCCGTGCGCGACTGGACGTGGGAGTAG
- the rlmD gene encoding 23S rRNA (uracil(1939)-C(5))-methyltransferase RlmD, with protein MHCKHFGVCGGCSLPGVDYAEQLLQKQARLARLLGMPVPPLVPSPREDRFRTKVAFVFGPEGQGRGLVMGHYARGSKQIVRVDECPVHSDRGNRIAFALRDRLVRARIYGVGAQRNGLVRHIIVRTTEDDRQAVAMLVVTKNDKALRTPIRGLLASADRPDGFFININDRPGPFMVGSETIKIDGHSHVKQDGILETSFLVSPTAFFQTNVGAAREIVKLVVEGCFGAGVLACSSAAEGPPRVLDLYSGSGLFALPLVKSGARVTAVEENRQAMKDAESNIRLNRIPGGLVRLITASVEDTLPRVARDKWDAVVLDPPRQGCPPEVLDGVFNQLAPARAVYVSCNPEALAAELPVILNAGYRVTSIQPVDMFPHTDHIETVVAFSRG; from the coding sequence ATGCACTGTAAACATTTCGGCGTCTGCGGAGGATGCAGCCTGCCCGGTGTCGATTACGCCGAGCAGCTGCTCCAGAAACAGGCGCGGCTGGCGCGGTTGCTGGGCATGCCGGTGCCGCCGCTCGTGCCGTCTCCGCGCGAAGACCGGTTCCGCACCAAGGTCGCCTTTGTGTTCGGGCCCGAAGGGCAGGGCCGCGGCCTGGTGATGGGCCACTACGCCCGCGGATCGAAGCAGATTGTCCGCGTTGACGAATGCCCGGTGCACAGCGATCGCGGCAACCGCATTGCGTTTGCGCTGCGCGATCGCCTGGTGCGCGCCCGCATTTACGGCGTCGGCGCCCAACGTAACGGTCTCGTCCGCCACATCATCGTCCGCACCACGGAGGACGACCGCCAGGCGGTGGCCATGCTGGTGGTGACGAAGAACGACAAGGCGCTGCGCACACCCATTCGAGGGTTGCTGGCCTCGGCGGATCGCCCGGACGGATTCTTCATCAACATCAACGACCGTCCTGGACCCTTCATGGTGGGCTCGGAAACCATCAAGATTGACGGCCACAGCCACGTCAAGCAGGACGGCATTCTCGAGACGTCGTTCCTGGTGTCGCCGACGGCGTTCTTCCAGACCAACGTCGGCGCGGCCCGGGAGATCGTGAAGCTCGTCGTCGAAGGGTGCTTCGGTGCTGGCGTGCTGGCGTGCTCGAGTGCGGCGGAGGGGCCACCACGGGTTCTGGATCTGTACAGCGGCAGCGGGTTGTTCGCTCTGCCGCTGGTCAAGTCGGGCGCGCGGGTGACGGCGGTGGAAGAGAACCGCCAGGCCATGAAGGACGCCGAGTCCAACATCCGCCTGAACCGCATTCCGGGCGGCCTGGTGCGGTTGATCACGGCCAGCGTCGAAGACACGTTGCCGCGCGTGGCCAGGGACAAGTGGGACGCGGTGGTGCTCGATCCGCCGCGGCAGGGGTGCCCGCCCGAGGTGCTGGACGGGGTGTTCAACCAACTGGCTCCGGCGAGGGCGGTTTACGTGTCCTGCAATCCCGAGGCGCTGGCGGCCGAGTTGCCGGTTATCCTCAATGCCGGGTACCGCGTGACGAGCATTCAACCCGTCGACATGTTTCCTCACACCGACCACATTGAAACCGTGGTGGCCTTTTCGCGCGGATGA
- a CDS encoding FKBP-type peptidyl-prolyl cis-trans isomerase has product MANTGVNELQMVDSKVGDGAEAVSGRVVRVHYTGWLFDASKADKRGAKFDSSKDRNDPFEFPLGGGQVIAGWDKGFAGMKVGGTRVLTIPPALGYGAGGAGGVIPPNATLVFEVELLEVK; this is encoded by the coding sequence ATGGCTAATACCGGCGTCAACGAACTGCAGATGGTCGACTCGAAGGTTGGCGACGGCGCCGAAGCTGTGTCTGGGCGGGTGGTGCGGGTGCATTACACCGGCTGGTTGTTCGACGCGTCGAAGGCCGACAAGCGCGGCGCGAAGTTCGATAGCTCCAAAGACCGTAATGACCCGTTCGAGTTTCCGCTCGGTGGCGGGCAGGTCATTGCCGGGTGGGACAAGGGCTTTGCCGGCATGAAGGTGGGCGGCACGCGGGTGCTGACCATTCCGCCCGCCCTGGGCTACGGCGCCGGCGGGGCCGGCGGCGTCATTCCGCCAAACGCGACGCTCGTGTTCGAGGTTGAGCTGCTCGAAGTCAAGTAG